The Streptomyces sp. NBC_01298 genome contains the following window.
CCGAGCTCGTCGAGGCGTACCCGCTGGTCTCCATCGAGGACCCGCTGTTCGAGGACGACTGGGCCGGCTGGAAGACCCTCACCGACCGCCTGGGCTCCAAGGTCCAGATCGTCGGCGACGACCTCTTCGTCACCAACCCCGAGCGTCTCGCCCGCGGCATCGAAGAGGGCTCGGCGAACGCCCTGCTCGTCAAGGTGAACCAGATCGGTTCGCTGACCGAGACCCTGGACGCCGTCGAGATGGCCCAGCGCAACGGTTTCAAGTGCATGATGTCGCACCGTTCCGGTGAGACCGAGGACGTCACGATCGCCGACCTCGCGGTCGCCGTGAACTGCGGCCAGATCAAGACCGGCGCCCCGGCCCGCTCGGACCGCGTCGCCAAGTACAACCAGCTGCTGCGCATCGAGGAGATCCTCGACGACGCCGCGGTGTACGCCGGCCGCAGCGCCTTCCCGCGCTTCAAGGGCTGAACACCCTGATCGGTCCTTAGGGGCGCAAGCCTCCCTACGTCCCCGCACTCGGTCCCGTACCGTGTGCGGGGACGTAGTGCGTCGTGCGCATATAGGGGAGGCGGATCAATGGCCGGGAACCGGGACCGGTTCGCCACGTTCTCGACCGCGACCAGGCTCAAGCAGCTCGGTGAGCGGACCGCGGCACACGTGTACCGCTCGCAGTCCCGCCGGCAGGTCCGCCGCAGCCGGCTCACCGGCCGGGCCGCCCTGCTCGTGCTCGTCCTCTGTACCCTGGTCGTCGCCCTCGCGTATCCGATGCGCCAGTACGTCTCCCAGCGCTCGGAGATCGCGCAGCAGCAGAAGGAGGCCGTCTCCGCGCGGGACCGGCTGGAACGGCTGCGCGACGAGAAGGCCCGCTGGCAGGACAACGCGTACGCCGAGCAGCAGGCGCGCAAGCACCTGCACTTCGTCCGGCCGGGTGAGGTCAGCTACATCATGACCGACCCCGGAGCCGCCGCGGGAGAGCAGCGCCGCGGCGGACAGGCCGCCACCGACCGGCCCTGGTACTCCAACGTCTGGGACGGCGTCGACAAGGCCGACCGCCCGGGCGACTGAGTCCCACCCATCCACGAGAACGAAAAGACTTCCTCCAGGCATGCAGACGCCCCCGCCCCAGACCGACCGGACCGAGCCGACCGCCGCCGACATCGAGGCGTTCGAACAGCAGCTCGGCCGCCCCCCGCGCGGGCTCCGCGCCATCGCGCACCGCTGCCCCTGCGGGCAGCCGGACGTGGTGGAGACCGCCCCGCGGCTCCCCGACGGCACCCCCTTCCCGACGCTGTACTACTTGACC
Protein-coding sequences here:
- a CDS encoding FtsB family cell division protein, with protein sequence MAGNRDRFATFSTATRLKQLGERTAAHVYRSQSRRQVRRSRLTGRAALLVLVLCTLVVALAYPMRQYVSQRSEIAQQQKEAVSARDRLERLRDEKARWQDNAYAEQQARKHLHFVRPGEVSYIMTDPGAAAGEQRRGGQAATDRPWYSNVWDGVDKADRPGD